Proteins co-encoded in one Dasypus novemcinctus isolate mDasNov1 chromosome 18, mDasNov1.1.hap2, whole genome shotgun sequence genomic window:
- the LOC101419163 gene encoding zinc finger protein 615 isoform X2: MIWRADPEKTKTKTTWLAATSPNQKKMVRDQESLTLEDVAVQFTRAEWQLLGPAQKDLYLDVMLENYSNLVSLGYQANKPDALSSLKRGEPWTTEEEIHGQICPAIGKINCPLQHHLQNQRIQKLVEQCLEHNTFGNAAHQSKSHFLLRRYHDMFKVHEKTLNSNLSLENQNRNSEVKNSSEFNGGEKSFLHGKHEQFYTELKYTESAKPISNESQVIKLQRTHKIEKHHICSECGKAFAQKSQFINHQKVHRGEKPYGCSLCGKAFSRNSRLTEHQRTHTGLKHYECTECDRTFPKKSQLNLHQKTHMGENPYTCTECGKAFIKKCRLIYHQRSHTGEKPHGCSLCGKAFSTKFSLTTHQKTHTGEKPYICNECGKGFIEKRRLIAHHRTHTGEKPFICNVCGKGFTLKNSLLTHQQTHTEEKSYTCTECGKGFSMKHCLIVHQRTHTGEKPYVCNECGKGFTLKSPLIRHQRTHTGEKPYVCSECGKGFTMKSDLIVHQRTHTEEKPYICNDCGKGFTVKSRLIVHQRSHTGEKPYVCSECGKGFPAKIRLIGHQRTHTGEKPYVCSECGKGFTEKSHLNVHRRTHTGEKPYICNECGKGLTGKSMLIAHQRIHTGEKPYICNECGKGFTMKSTLGIHQRTHTGEEPYKCNECGKAFRKKTCLIQHQRFHTGKTSFACTECGKFSLRKHDLITHQRIHTGEKPYECNECGKAFTTKSGLNVHQRKHTGERPYGCSDCGKAFAHLSILVKHKRMHT; the protein is encoded by the exons ATG ATTTGGAGAGCTGATCcagaaaagacaaagacaaagactACCTGGTTAGCAGCCACTTCCCCAAATCAGAAGAAAATGGTCCGGGACCAG GAATCGCTGACATTGGAGGATGTGGCTGTGCAGTTCACCCGGGCGGAGTGGCAGCTGCTGGGCCCTGCTCAGAAGGACCTGTACCTggatgtgatgctggagaactaTAGCAACCTGGTGTCACTGG GGTATCAAGCTAACAAACCTGATGCACTCTCCTCCTTGAAAAGAGGAGAACCATGGACAACAGAAGAAGAAATCCATGGTCAGATCTGTCCAG CCATTGGGAAAATTAATTGTCCTCTGCAGCATCACTTGCAAAATCAAAGAATTCAGAAGCTTGTGGAACAATGCCTTGAACATAATACATTTGGAAATGCTGCTCATCAGAgtaaaagtcattttcttttaagACGATATCATGATATGtttaaagtacatgaaaaaacatTAAATTCAAATTTAAGTTTAGAAAACCAGAACAGAAACAGTGAGGTAAAGAACTCTTCTGAGTTTAATGGAGGTGAGAAATCCTTTCTCCATGGTAAGCATGAACAATTTTATACTGAACTTAAATACACTGAAAGTGCAAAACCCATCAGCAACGAGTCCCAGGTTATTAAGCTTCAGAGAACTCACAAAATAGAGAAACATCATATATgcagtgaatgtgggaaagcctttgccCAGAAGTCTCAGTTCATTAATCATCAGAAAGTTCATAGAGGAGAGAAACCTTATGGATGCAGTCTGTGTGGGAAAGCATTCTCCAGAAATTCCAGGCTGACTGAACATCAGAGAACACATACAGGACTGAAACATTATGAATGCACTGAATGTGACAGAACCTTCCCCAAGAAATCACAGCTCAATCTACACCAGAAGACTCACATGGGAGAGAACCCCTATACGTGCactgaatgtgggaaagccttcatcaAGAAATGCCGGCTCATTTATCATCAGCGAAGtcatacaggagagaaaccccatgGATGCAGtctatgtgggaaagcattcTCTACAAAGTTCAGTCTTACTACTCATCAGAAAACTCATACAGGAGAGAAACCATATATATGCAATGAATGCGGAAAAGGCTTCATTGAGAAGAGGCGTCTTATTGCACATCATCGAACTCATACTGGAGAAAAACCTTTTATATGCAATGTATGTGGGAAAGGCTTCACTTTAAAGAACAGTCTTCTTACACATCAGCAAACTCATACAGAAGAGAAATCATATACATGCACTGAATGTGGGAAAGGCTTTTCCATGAAGCACTGTCTCATTGTTCATCAGCGAACTCATACTGGAGAAAAGCCCTATGTATGTAATGAGTGTGGCAAAGGGTTCACTCTTAAGAGCCCTCTCATCAGACATCAGCGAACTCATACAGGAGAGAAGCCCTATGTATGCAGTGAATGTGGAAAAGGCTTCACGATGAAGAGCGATCTCATCGTACATCAGCGAACTCATACTGAAGAGAAACCCTATATATGCAATGATTGTGGAAAAGGCTTCACTGTGAAGAGCCGTCTTATTGTGCACCAGCGGtctcacacaggagagaaaccctatgtaTGTAGTGAATGTGGAAAAGGCTTCCCAGCAAAGATCCGGCTGATTGGACATCAGCGAACCcatacaggagagaaaccctatgtaTGCAGTGAATGTGGGAAAGGCTTCACTGAAAAGAGCCATCTCAATGTACATCGGCGcactcatactggagagaaaccttatatCTGCAATGAATGTGGAAAAGGGTTAACTGGAAAAAGCATGCTCATTGCACATCAgcgaattcatactggagagaaaccatatatATGCAATGAGTGTGGAAAGGGCTTTACTATGAAGAGTACTTTAGGAATACATCAACGAACTCATACTGGAGAGGAACCctacaaatgcaatgaatgtgggaaagccttcaggaAGAAGACATGCCTTATACAACATCAGAGATTTCACACAGGAAAGACGTCTTTTGCATGTACTGAATGTGGAAAATTCTCTTTGCGCAAGCACGATCTTATTAcccatcagagaattcatacaggagagaaaccctatgagtgcaatgaatgtgggaaagctttcaccaCAAAATCAGGGCTCAATGTCCATCAAAGAAAACATACAGGAGAGAGGCCCTATGGATGCAGTGACTGTGGGAAAGCTTTTGCCCATTTGTCAATCCTTGTTAAACATAAGAGAATGCACACATAG
- the LOC101419163 gene encoding zinc finger protein 615 isoform X1: protein MQIWRADPEKTKTKTTWLAATSPNQKKMVRDQESLTLEDVAVQFTRAEWQLLGPAQKDLYLDVMLENYSNLVSLGYQANKPDALSSLKRGEPWTTEEEIHGQICPAIGKINCPLQHHLQNQRIQKLVEQCLEHNTFGNAAHQSKSHFLLRRYHDMFKVHEKTLNSNLSLENQNRNSEVKNSSEFNGGEKSFLHGKHEQFYTELKYTESAKPISNESQVIKLQRTHKIEKHHICSECGKAFAQKSQFINHQKVHRGEKPYGCSLCGKAFSRNSRLTEHQRTHTGLKHYECTECDRTFPKKSQLNLHQKTHMGENPYTCTECGKAFIKKCRLIYHQRSHTGEKPHGCSLCGKAFSTKFSLTTHQKTHTGEKPYICNECGKGFIEKRRLIAHHRTHTGEKPFICNVCGKGFTLKNSLLTHQQTHTEEKSYTCTECGKGFSMKHCLIVHQRTHTGEKPYVCNECGKGFTLKSPLIRHQRTHTGEKPYVCSECGKGFTMKSDLIVHQRTHTEEKPYICNDCGKGFTVKSRLIVHQRSHTGEKPYVCSECGKGFPAKIRLIGHQRTHTGEKPYVCSECGKGFTEKSHLNVHRRTHTGEKPYICNECGKGLTGKSMLIAHQRIHTGEKPYICNECGKGFTMKSTLGIHQRTHTGEEPYKCNECGKAFRKKTCLIQHQRFHTGKTSFACTECGKFSLRKHDLITHQRIHTGEKPYECNECGKAFTTKSGLNVHQRKHTGERPYGCSDCGKAFAHLSILVKHKRMHT from the exons ATGCAGATTTGGAGAGCTGATCcagaaaagacaaagacaaagactACCTGGTTAGCAGCCACTTCCCCAAATCAGAAGAAAATGGTCCGGGACCAG GAATCGCTGACATTGGAGGATGTGGCTGTGCAGTTCACCCGGGCGGAGTGGCAGCTGCTGGGCCCTGCTCAGAAGGACCTGTACCTggatgtgatgctggagaactaTAGCAACCTGGTGTCACTGG GGTATCAAGCTAACAAACCTGATGCACTCTCCTCCTTGAAAAGAGGAGAACCATGGACAACAGAAGAAGAAATCCATGGTCAGATCTGTCCAG CCATTGGGAAAATTAATTGTCCTCTGCAGCATCACTTGCAAAATCAAAGAATTCAGAAGCTTGTGGAACAATGCCTTGAACATAATACATTTGGAAATGCTGCTCATCAGAgtaaaagtcattttcttttaagACGATATCATGATATGtttaaagtacatgaaaaaacatTAAATTCAAATTTAAGTTTAGAAAACCAGAACAGAAACAGTGAGGTAAAGAACTCTTCTGAGTTTAATGGAGGTGAGAAATCCTTTCTCCATGGTAAGCATGAACAATTTTATACTGAACTTAAATACACTGAAAGTGCAAAACCCATCAGCAACGAGTCCCAGGTTATTAAGCTTCAGAGAACTCACAAAATAGAGAAACATCATATATgcagtgaatgtgggaaagcctttgccCAGAAGTCTCAGTTCATTAATCATCAGAAAGTTCATAGAGGAGAGAAACCTTATGGATGCAGTCTGTGTGGGAAAGCATTCTCCAGAAATTCCAGGCTGACTGAACATCAGAGAACACATACAGGACTGAAACATTATGAATGCACTGAATGTGACAGAACCTTCCCCAAGAAATCACAGCTCAATCTACACCAGAAGACTCACATGGGAGAGAACCCCTATACGTGCactgaatgtgggaaagccttcatcaAGAAATGCCGGCTCATTTATCATCAGCGAAGtcatacaggagagaaaccccatgGATGCAGtctatgtgggaaagcattcTCTACAAAGTTCAGTCTTACTACTCATCAGAAAACTCATACAGGAGAGAAACCATATATATGCAATGAATGCGGAAAAGGCTTCATTGAGAAGAGGCGTCTTATTGCACATCATCGAACTCATACTGGAGAAAAACCTTTTATATGCAATGTATGTGGGAAAGGCTTCACTTTAAAGAACAGTCTTCTTACACATCAGCAAACTCATACAGAAGAGAAATCATATACATGCACTGAATGTGGGAAAGGCTTTTCCATGAAGCACTGTCTCATTGTTCATCAGCGAACTCATACTGGAGAAAAGCCCTATGTATGTAATGAGTGTGGCAAAGGGTTCACTCTTAAGAGCCCTCTCATCAGACATCAGCGAACTCATACAGGAGAGAAGCCCTATGTATGCAGTGAATGTGGAAAAGGCTTCACGATGAAGAGCGATCTCATCGTACATCAGCGAACTCATACTGAAGAGAAACCCTATATATGCAATGATTGTGGAAAAGGCTTCACTGTGAAGAGCCGTCTTATTGTGCACCAGCGGtctcacacaggagagaaaccctatgtaTGTAGTGAATGTGGAAAAGGCTTCCCAGCAAAGATCCGGCTGATTGGACATCAGCGAACCcatacaggagagaaaccctatgtaTGCAGTGAATGTGGGAAAGGCTTCACTGAAAAGAGCCATCTCAATGTACATCGGCGcactcatactggagagaaaccttatatCTGCAATGAATGTGGAAAAGGGTTAACTGGAAAAAGCATGCTCATTGCACATCAgcgaattcatactggagagaaaccatatatATGCAATGAGTGTGGAAAGGGCTTTACTATGAAGAGTACTTTAGGAATACATCAACGAACTCATACTGGAGAGGAACCctacaaatgcaatgaatgtgggaaagccttcaggaAGAAGACATGCCTTATACAACATCAGAGATTTCACACAGGAAAGACGTCTTTTGCATGTACTGAATGTGGAAAATTCTCTTTGCGCAAGCACGATCTTATTAcccatcagagaattcatacaggagagaaaccctatgagtgcaatgaatgtgggaaagctttcaccaCAAAATCAGGGCTCAATGTCCATCAAAGAAAACATACAGGAGAGAGGCCCTATGGATGCAGTGACTGTGGGAAAGCTTTTGCCCATTTGTCAATCCTTGTTAAACATAAGAGAATGCACACATAG
- the LOC101419163 gene encoding zinc finger protein 615 isoform X3 — translation MVRDQESLTLEDVAVQFTRAEWQLLGPAQKDLYLDVMLENYSNLVSLGYQANKPDALSSLKRGEPWTTEEEIHGQICPAIGKINCPLQHHLQNQRIQKLVEQCLEHNTFGNAAHQSKSHFLLRRYHDMFKVHEKTLNSNLSLENQNRNSEVKNSSEFNGGEKSFLHGKHEQFYTELKYTESAKPISNESQVIKLQRTHKIEKHHICSECGKAFAQKSQFINHQKVHRGEKPYGCSLCGKAFSRNSRLTEHQRTHTGLKHYECTECDRTFPKKSQLNLHQKTHMGENPYTCTECGKAFIKKCRLIYHQRSHTGEKPHGCSLCGKAFSTKFSLTTHQKTHTGEKPYICNECGKGFIEKRRLIAHHRTHTGEKPFICNVCGKGFTLKNSLLTHQQTHTEEKSYTCTECGKGFSMKHCLIVHQRTHTGEKPYVCNECGKGFTLKSPLIRHQRTHTGEKPYVCSECGKGFTMKSDLIVHQRTHTEEKPYICNDCGKGFTVKSRLIVHQRSHTGEKPYVCSECGKGFPAKIRLIGHQRTHTGEKPYVCSECGKGFTEKSHLNVHRRTHTGEKPYICNECGKGLTGKSMLIAHQRIHTGEKPYICNECGKGFTMKSTLGIHQRTHTGEEPYKCNECGKAFRKKTCLIQHQRFHTGKTSFACTECGKFSLRKHDLITHQRIHTGEKPYECNECGKAFTTKSGLNVHQRKHTGERPYGCSDCGKAFAHLSILVKHKRMHT, via the exons ATGGTCCGGGACCAG GAATCGCTGACATTGGAGGATGTGGCTGTGCAGTTCACCCGGGCGGAGTGGCAGCTGCTGGGCCCTGCTCAGAAGGACCTGTACCTggatgtgatgctggagaactaTAGCAACCTGGTGTCACTGG GGTATCAAGCTAACAAACCTGATGCACTCTCCTCCTTGAAAAGAGGAGAACCATGGACAACAGAAGAAGAAATCCATGGTCAGATCTGTCCAG CCATTGGGAAAATTAATTGTCCTCTGCAGCATCACTTGCAAAATCAAAGAATTCAGAAGCTTGTGGAACAATGCCTTGAACATAATACATTTGGAAATGCTGCTCATCAGAgtaaaagtcattttcttttaagACGATATCATGATATGtttaaagtacatgaaaaaacatTAAATTCAAATTTAAGTTTAGAAAACCAGAACAGAAACAGTGAGGTAAAGAACTCTTCTGAGTTTAATGGAGGTGAGAAATCCTTTCTCCATGGTAAGCATGAACAATTTTATACTGAACTTAAATACACTGAAAGTGCAAAACCCATCAGCAACGAGTCCCAGGTTATTAAGCTTCAGAGAACTCACAAAATAGAGAAACATCATATATgcagtgaatgtgggaaagcctttgccCAGAAGTCTCAGTTCATTAATCATCAGAAAGTTCATAGAGGAGAGAAACCTTATGGATGCAGTCTGTGTGGGAAAGCATTCTCCAGAAATTCCAGGCTGACTGAACATCAGAGAACACATACAGGACTGAAACATTATGAATGCACTGAATGTGACAGAACCTTCCCCAAGAAATCACAGCTCAATCTACACCAGAAGACTCACATGGGAGAGAACCCCTATACGTGCactgaatgtgggaaagccttcatcaAGAAATGCCGGCTCATTTATCATCAGCGAAGtcatacaggagagaaaccccatgGATGCAGtctatgtgggaaagcattcTCTACAAAGTTCAGTCTTACTACTCATCAGAAAACTCATACAGGAGAGAAACCATATATATGCAATGAATGCGGAAAAGGCTTCATTGAGAAGAGGCGTCTTATTGCACATCATCGAACTCATACTGGAGAAAAACCTTTTATATGCAATGTATGTGGGAAAGGCTTCACTTTAAAGAACAGTCTTCTTACACATCAGCAAACTCATACAGAAGAGAAATCATATACATGCACTGAATGTGGGAAAGGCTTTTCCATGAAGCACTGTCTCATTGTTCATCAGCGAACTCATACTGGAGAAAAGCCCTATGTATGTAATGAGTGTGGCAAAGGGTTCACTCTTAAGAGCCCTCTCATCAGACATCAGCGAACTCATACAGGAGAGAAGCCCTATGTATGCAGTGAATGTGGAAAAGGCTTCACGATGAAGAGCGATCTCATCGTACATCAGCGAACTCATACTGAAGAGAAACCCTATATATGCAATGATTGTGGAAAAGGCTTCACTGTGAAGAGCCGTCTTATTGTGCACCAGCGGtctcacacaggagagaaaccctatgtaTGTAGTGAATGTGGAAAAGGCTTCCCAGCAAAGATCCGGCTGATTGGACATCAGCGAACCcatacaggagagaaaccctatgtaTGCAGTGAATGTGGGAAAGGCTTCACTGAAAAGAGCCATCTCAATGTACATCGGCGcactcatactggagagaaaccttatatCTGCAATGAATGTGGAAAAGGGTTAACTGGAAAAAGCATGCTCATTGCACATCAgcgaattcatactggagagaaaccatatatATGCAATGAGTGTGGAAAGGGCTTTACTATGAAGAGTACTTTAGGAATACATCAACGAACTCATACTGGAGAGGAACCctacaaatgcaatgaatgtgggaaagccttcaggaAGAAGACATGCCTTATACAACATCAGAGATTTCACACAGGAAAGACGTCTTTTGCATGTACTGAATGTGGAAAATTCTCTTTGCGCAAGCACGATCTTATTAcccatcagagaattcatacaggagagaaaccctatgagtgcaatgaatgtgggaaagctttcaccaCAAAATCAGGGCTCAATGTCCATCAAAGAAAACATACAGGAGAGAGGCCCTATGGATGCAGTGACTGTGGGAAAGCTTTTGCCCATTTGTCAATCCTTGTTAAACATAAGAGAATGCACACATAG